In Vibrio atlanticus, the following proteins share a genomic window:
- the rlmF gene encoding 23S rRNA (adenine(1618)-N(6))-methyltransferase RlmF encodes MSQSQNRTTLSLSKNSTSAAKTKDNQANEGNSTQGNRKQGDVKPSAGKPSSDKRISSKNTSDKNRKSTVSKGASNNKAKRPFAKDSKGKPGANKGPSNKASFNKTVFNKNAAQKRRSAEKPQGGLHPRNQHTGRYDFELLVAALPELKEHLIKNPVGEDTVNFSDPLAVKLLNKALLAHHYGVKHWDIPAGYLCPPIPGRADYIHRVADILNSDGQGEPYNHASVKALDIGVGANCIYPIIGATEYKWRCTGTDVDSVSIKTANFIAESNPNLKGKIRARLQADSESIFKGVIKDNERYDVTICNPPFHSSLEEAEKGSQRKLDNLAANRAKKAGKSFKPEMNKKPAKSIKQEKPTLNFGGQKSELWCPGGEAAFIMKMARESQLFATQVLWFTTLISKKDNVDMVRSELGKLRAKQVKVVEMSQGQKVSRFIAWTFMDDEQRQEWITLK; translated from the coding sequence ATGAGCCAATCACAAAATAGAACGACGCTAAGCCTGTCGAAAAACAGTACCTCCGCAGCAAAAACAAAAGATAACCAAGCTAACGAAGGTAACAGTACGCAAGGTAACCGTAAGCAAGGTGATGTTAAGCCAAGTGCAGGTAAACCAAGCAGCGACAAGCGTATTTCTTCAAAGAACACATCGGATAAAAACCGAAAGAGTACAGTTTCAAAAGGCGCTAGTAACAACAAAGCAAAGCGACCTTTTGCAAAAGATAGCAAAGGTAAGCCGGGCGCTAATAAAGGGCCATCGAATAAGGCGTCTTTCAATAAAACTGTATTTAACAAGAATGCAGCACAGAAAAGACGTTCGGCAGAGAAGCCTCAAGGTGGATTACACCCAAGAAACCAACACACAGGTCGCTACGACTTTGAGTTATTGGTTGCAGCGTTACCTGAGCTAAAAGAACATCTGATCAAGAACCCGGTGGGCGAAGACACCGTTAATTTCTCTGATCCATTGGCTGTTAAGCTACTTAACAAGGCTTTACTGGCGCATCACTATGGCGTTAAGCATTGGGATATTCCTGCTGGTTACTTGTGCCCACCAATTCCTGGCCGTGCAGATTATATCCACAGAGTGGCAGACATCCTAAACAGCGATGGACAAGGTGAGCCTTATAATCACGCCTCTGTGAAAGCATTAGATATCGGTGTTGGTGCAAACTGTATTTACCCAATCATTGGCGCGACAGAGTATAAGTGGCGCTGTACGGGTACGGATGTCGATTCAGTCTCCATCAAAACAGCGAACTTCATTGCTGAAAGTAACCCTAATCTAAAAGGTAAGATCCGAGCTCGTCTACAAGCGGACTCTGAATCTATCTTTAAGGGCGTGATTAAGGATAATGAACGTTACGATGTCACTATTTGTAACCCTCCATTCCATAGTTCTCTAGAAGAGGCGGAAAAGGGGTCACAACGTAAACTGGATAACTTAGCGGCAAACCGAGCTAAGAAAGCGGGCAAGTCATTCAAGCCCGAGATGAATAAGAAGCCAGCCAAATCGATTAAGCAAGAGAAACCAACCTTAAACTTTGGTGGCCAAAAATCTGAACTTTGGTGTCCGGGTGGCGAAGCTGCTTTCATTATGAAAATGGCGAGAGAGAGCCAACTTTTTGCTACTCAAGTATTGTGGTTTACGACATTGATTTCTAAGAAAGATAACGTCGATATGGTTCGTTCAGAGCTGGGTAAGCTAAGAGCTAAACAAGTAAAAGTGGTTGAGATGTCGCAAGGCCAGAAGGTGAGTCGCTTTATCGCATGGACCTTTATGGACGACGAGCAAAGACAAGAGTGGATCACGCTAAAATAG
- a CDS encoding DUF3859 domain-containing protein, with the protein MAKRSVVVDMTSYGIYTTWDSKSKDLPKIQEFTTTVDAEIDVEFGYILNIKKAKGEKIRYCIYHPNITTDTGEVLEPFDGEEHVGNNDWDFYLGDTIWAPVSNKLGKWRMTVELKGNIIADKTFDLVAKDEGQFWKRRGF; encoded by the coding sequence ATGGCAAAGCGCTCTGTTGTGGTCGACATGACATCTTACGGCATCTATACAACGTGGGATTCCAAATCTAAAGATCTTCCAAAAATCCAAGAGTTCACCACTACCGTTGATGCTGAAATCGACGTGGAATTTGGCTATATCTTGAATATCAAAAAAGCCAAAGGTGAAAAAATCCGTTACTGCATCTATCACCCGAACATCACCACCGACACGGGTGAAGTGCTCGAACCGTTCGATGGTGAAGAGCATGTCGGCAACAATGACTGGGATTTTTACTTAGGCGATACTATCTGGGCGCCTGTCTCCAACAAACTCGGTAAATGGCGCATGACCGTCGAGCTAAAAGGCAACATCATTGCTGATAAGACATTCGACCTTGTTGCGAAAGACGAAGGGCAGTTTTGGAAGCGTAGGGGTTTTTAG
- a CDS encoding nucleoside triphosphate pyrophosphohydrolase family protein, protein MNLSQLSQEIYDHLYRDIEEFRSTFDLPVAAPETMDEKGDTLHTSLAIEELTELAEADSKIEQADAIVDSVYVLMGRLVHLGQAKVEDNLAISYLIDLLLNVSKNRSIDFLPCWDEVHSSNMSKVCRNETEYAETEAFYAEQNIKLMAVQKGEYIIAKCAEDFVSEGKTVRQGKVLKSVHYRPANLEPLTA, encoded by the coding sequence ATGAACCTTTCTCAACTAAGCCAAGAAATCTACGATCACCTTTACCGCGACATTGAAGAGTTCCGCAGTACTTTTGATCTGCCTGTTGCTGCTCCTGAAACAATGGACGAAAAAGGCGATACGCTACACACATCTCTAGCGATCGAAGAACTAACAGAACTTGCAGAAGCTGACTCTAAAATCGAACAAGCGGACGCTATTGTAGACAGCGTTTATGTTTTGATGGGACGTTTAGTTCACCTTGGCCAAGCTAAGGTAGAAGACAACCTAGCAATCAGCTACCTGATCGACCTACTGTTGAATGTTTCTAAAAACCGCTCAATCGACTTTCTGCCTTGTTGGGACGAAGTACACTCAAGCAACATGAGTAAAGTGTGCCGTAACGAAACAGAATACGCAGAAACTGAAGCTTTCTATGCTGAGCAGAACATCAAACTGATGGCTGTTCAAAAAGGCGAATACATCATCGCTAAGTGTGCGGAAGATTTCGTATCGGAAGGCAAGACAGTTCGCCAAGGTAAAGTACTAAAATCAGTACACTACCGCCCTGCGAACCTTGAGCCTCTAACGGCTTAA
- the metA gene encoding homoserine O-acetyltransferase MetA — protein MPIRIPDQLPASDVLREENIFIMPLSRASTQEIRPLRVLILNLMPKKIETETQFLRLLSNSPLQVDVELLRIDDRPSKNTPTEHLDNFYRQFEMVKGRNFDGLIITGAPLGLVQFEDVIYWDHLKTIMEWANKHVTSTLYVCWAAQAGLKLLYDLPKRTRKDKLSGVYNHEIHNPYHPILRGFDDTFLAPHSRYADFSQEYLAEHTDLDVLATSDVAGVYLAATKDKRNVFVTGHPEYDAHTLHNEYIRDLGEGMEPVIPINYYPNNNPDNKPVASWRSHGHLLFSNWLNYCVYQQTPYDLDHFSEDNFTKDD, from the coding sequence TTGCCTATTCGCATTCCAGACCAATTGCCAGCATCTGATGTTCTTCGTGAAGAAAACATCTTTATTATGCCGCTATCAAGAGCATCGACACAGGAAATTCGTCCACTTCGAGTCTTGATCCTCAACCTAATGCCAAAGAAGATTGAAACTGAAACTCAATTCTTACGCCTACTATCCAACAGCCCACTGCAAGTCGATGTAGAGCTGTTGCGTATTGATGACCGACCAAGTAAAAACACGCCGACAGAACACCTTGATAACTTCTACCGTCAATTTGAAATGGTCAAAGGGAGAAACTTTGATGGATTGATCATCACTGGTGCGCCACTTGGCCTGGTTCAATTTGAAGACGTTATCTACTGGGATCATCTAAAAACCATCATGGAATGGGCAAACAAGCATGTGACCTCAACCTTGTATGTGTGTTGGGCTGCTCAAGCTGGCTTAAAGCTCTTGTATGATTTACCAAAGCGAACTCGTAAAGATAAGCTTTCTGGGGTTTACAACCACGAGATACATAACCCGTACCACCCAATTTTACGAGGCTTCGACGATACCTTCTTGGCACCACACTCTCGCTATGCTGATTTCTCTCAGGAATACTTAGCCGAACATACTGACCTTGATGTTCTTGCGACTTCTGATGTGGCGGGCGTATACCTAGCGGCAACCAAAGATAAGCGAAACGTGTTTGTAACCGGTCACCCTGAATATGATGCTCATACACTTCACAATGAATACATTCGTGATTTGGGTGAAGGCATGGAGCCTGTTATTCCAATTAACTACTACCCGAACAACAATCCAGACAACAAGCCTGTAGCAAGTTGGCGTAGTCATGGACACTTATTGTTTTCAAACTGGCTTAACTACTGCGTTTACCAACAAACACCTTACGATCTGGATCACTTCAGCGAAGACAACTTCACCAAAGACGACTAA
- a CDS encoding glutaredoxin family protein produces the protein MKRVVLYVADKCPHCKDAQRYLDSKKIVYRLTNAKMQRGRKELQAMGARSIPVLKIGDQVMVGWNQKNFDKMYNSKST, from the coding sequence ATGAAACGTGTTGTATTGTACGTCGCAGACAAATGCCCGCACTGTAAAGATGCACAGCGCTATTTGGATTCAAAGAAAATTGTTTACCGCCTAACGAATGCAAAGATGCAGCGTGGTCGTAAAGAGTTGCAAGCGATGGGAGCTCGCTCTATCCCCGTACTTAAAATCGGCGACCAGGTGATGGTCGGCTGGAATCAGAAGAACTTCGATAAGATGTATAACTCAAAGAGTACCTAA
- the pilW gene encoding type IV pilus biogenesis/stability protein PilW: MPNKSLLPKSTLISHITLLASLSLVGCVSVTEGPPKMASDPIAMSQSRIELGLGYMGQGNMVKARENLELAIKHAPSYYRAQLSMAHYYEQVGEVDEARTTYRKALSLDSRNGNVLNNYGTFLCKQGEYEQADKYFNRAIDQPYYYLVSASYENAAFCAFKAGNTDQAKYYFTRAIDHDPNRVKSILQLSKIEVSDADYNDARLRLFKFHQRYGYQIPSLKILVDLENKAGNSALEKKYQSKLDELLSA, from the coding sequence ATGCCTAACAAGTCGCTATTACCAAAATCCACCCTGATATCTCATATCACGCTACTCGCCTCTCTCTCTTTGGTAGGTTGTGTTTCTGTAACCGAAGGGCCACCAAAAATGGCAAGTGACCCAATTGCGATGTCTCAATCACGTATTGAATTGGGTTTGGGCTACATGGGACAAGGTAATATGGTCAAGGCACGTGAAAACCTAGAGCTCGCTATCAAACACGCTCCTAGCTATTACCGCGCCCAACTTTCGATGGCACATTATTACGAGCAAGTTGGCGAAGTAGATGAAGCAAGAACCACTTACCGCAAAGCACTCAGTCTAGATTCAAGAAACGGCAATGTATTGAATAACTACGGTACGTTCTTGTGTAAACAAGGCGAATACGAGCAAGCTGATAAATATTTCAATCGCGCAATTGACCAACCCTACTACTACCTTGTCTCTGCAAGTTATGAGAATGCGGCATTCTGCGCGTTTAAGGCTGGTAATACCGACCAAGCAAAATACTACTTCACACGAGCGATTGACCACGATCCAAATCGCGTAAAATCGATACTACAACTATCAAAAATTGAAGTGAGTGACGCCGATTACAACGACGCTAGGCTTCGTTTGTTCAAATTCCACCAACGTTATGGCTACCAAATTCCATCGCTTAAAATCTTGGTCGATCTCGAAAACAAAGCAGGTAACAGTGCTCTAGAGAAGAAATATCAGAGTAAGTTAGATGAGTTACTTTCTGCATAG
- a CDS encoding DUF1415 domain-containing protein, translated as MSNTQSTDLQTIHDQVKQWLDDVVIGLNLCPFAAKPQRNKQIKIFVSEANTEEALLEDIMTHFVELDNTPVAELETTLVVVPNMLQDFFDYNMFIDWIEALIKQEDWEGVYQVATFHPDYCFGGADPEDDENLTNRSPYPVYHLIREASMEKVLKHYPNPEAIPDTNIARVESLTPEERRQLFPYLFS; from the coding sequence ATGTCGAACACTCAAAGCACAGATCTTCAAACCATCCACGACCAAGTAAAGCAGTGGTTAGACGATGTCGTTATTGGCCTAAACCTGTGTCCATTCGCAGCCAAGCCACAACGTAATAAGCAGATTAAGATCTTTGTGAGTGAAGCGAATACGGAAGAAGCGTTGTTGGAAGACATCATGACGCATTTCGTAGAGTTAGATAACACGCCAGTCGCGGAATTAGAGACGACTTTGGTGGTTGTGCCTAACATGCTGCAAGACTTCTTCGACTACAACATGTTCATTGATTGGATTGAAGCGTTAATCAAGCAAGAAGATTGGGAAGGCGTTTACCAAGTAGCAACCTTCCACCCAGACTATTGCTTTGGTGGTGCCGATCCAGAAGACGATGAAAACCTAACTAACCGCTCTCCGTATCCGGTTTACCATTTGATTCGTGAAGCGAGTATGGAAAAAGTGTTGAAGCACTACCCTAACCCTGAAGCGATTCCTGATACCAACATCGCGAGAGTTGAATCCTTAACGCCGGAAGAACGTCGTCAACTGTTCCCTTATCTGTTCAGTTAA
- a CDS encoding MFS transporter, which produces MFDKGSPQYKGITQSLAIGSFIIFCNLYLFQPILPHMAEHFQVSETQINWLFAATTLGLSISLVPWAIASETFGRKPIILFSLFAIPLIGLSMVFTTTLLQLVIARAVMGIAVAAFAGVAVAYMVEELSPKAFAVAIGGYIAANSLGGIFGRVLGGLITDYFDWHATVLFFVVGSLIGALYIAYSLPDQQNFKPQKGLFFHHNRSVVMHLRNRTLWLAMLIGGANFALFVNLYSVMGFRLVSAPHSVPVGLASLIFLCYLAGTVSSKLSNKWTLRFDPLNGILMGVCISLIGMLISAVDKVPFMLAGLLLISGGAFFAHTLAYSWVSQKAPSAKATATALYLVHYYIGGSLGGFLLLYCWQLFGWNGVIAGGSIFYVAIFAWVYQLKQLQVSASKLAQA; this is translated from the coding sequence ATGTTTGATAAAGGCAGTCCTCAATACAAAGGTATCACCCAATCATTGGCGATTGGCTCGTTTATCATTTTCTGTAACCTTTATCTCTTTCAGCCAATCTTGCCGCACATGGCCGAGCACTTCCAAGTATCTGAAACTCAAATCAACTGGCTGTTTGCCGCGACAACACTTGGGCTTTCCATCAGCTTGGTGCCTTGGGCAATCGCTTCTGAAACCTTTGGTCGAAAACCTATTATCCTATTCAGTCTGTTCGCTATTCCTTTGATTGGATTGAGCATGGTGTTCACAACCACTCTACTGCAACTTGTTATTGCCAGAGCAGTCATGGGAATCGCCGTTGCTGCTTTTGCTGGCGTAGCGGTTGCCTATATGGTCGAAGAGTTATCACCCAAAGCATTCGCAGTCGCGATTGGAGGTTATATTGCGGCTAACTCATTAGGTGGCATCTTCGGGCGTGTATTGGGTGGCTTAATTACGGATTATTTCGACTGGCACGCTACGGTGTTGTTTTTCGTGGTCGGATCCTTAATCGGCGCACTCTATATTGCGTATAGTCTGCCTGACCAACAAAACTTCAAACCTCAGAAAGGGTTGTTCTTTCATCATAACCGCTCGGTTGTGATGCACTTAAGAAACCGTACCTTGTGGCTCGCGATGTTGATTGGTGGCGCTAACTTCGCGCTATTCGTTAACCTGTATTCAGTAATGGGCTTTAGGCTAGTATCTGCGCCTCACTCAGTGCCAGTGGGCTTAGCTTCACTGATATTCCTATGTTACTTGGCCGGTACGGTAAGCTCTAAGCTCTCCAACAAATGGACACTTCGCTTTGATCCGTTAAACGGAATATTGATGGGCGTGTGCATTAGCTTAATCGGAATGCTAATTTCTGCCGTCGACAAAGTCCCGTTCATGCTAGCAGGCTTGTTATTGATTAGTGGCGGCGCGTTCTTCGCCCATACCCTTGCCTACTCTTGGGTAAGTCAAAAAGCGCCGAGCGCTAAGGCGACAGCAACCGCACTTTACTTGGTTCACTATTATATTGGCGGGAGCTTAGGTGGTTTCTTACTCTTGTATTGCTGGCAACTGTTCGGTTGGAATGGCGTGATTGCGGGCGGTTCAATCTTCTATGTTGCGATATTTGCTTGGGTCTACCAATTAAAACAACTTCAAGTATCGGCCTCTAAACTCGCACAAGCATAA
- a CDS encoding sensor domain-containing diguanylate cyclase, translated as MHQANESEVVIRRLYQITNDYRKGFDIQIAQLLIMGLERFNLDIGILSKVDGNSYLVEHCVTPEGVELNSGDTFDYPSTYCEITCKSIGPICIEHCGKHDKYATHPAYQSFGLESYIGIPIFVNDELYGTLNFSSPEPYHREFKEFDIDVMRLMASWIEVELVRRQQERKLTELNEKLEYQALYDPLTHLPNRRCLFKTLNAEVEQLKGSLGKGTLAVVDIDFFKQVNDTYGHQMGDVVLKKVANVLRNNIQDGEFVARFGGEEFILWYPNSTPSGVEDKFMTLLQEMKKITLDSKPITISIGACHFELSTGDSKGERMSALDSLIKVADECLYIAKQNGRDQFISRPYHQERSGI; from the coding sequence ATGCACCAAGCTAATGAAAGTGAAGTTGTTATACGTCGTTTGTATCAAATCACCAATGATTATCGAAAAGGGTTCGATATTCAGATCGCTCAGCTGCTTATCATGGGGCTTGAACGCTTCAACCTTGATATTGGTATCTTATCGAAAGTCGATGGTAATTCTTATTTAGTTGAGCACTGCGTTACACCTGAAGGGGTAGAACTCAATAGCGGTGACACCTTCGATTATCCTTCGACTTATTGCGAAATTACTTGTAAATCGATTGGTCCTATCTGCATTGAGCATTGTGGTAAACACGATAAGTATGCGACTCATCCTGCCTATCAGTCTTTTGGTTTGGAGTCATACATTGGTATTCCCATTTTCGTTAATGATGAGCTTTATGGCACCTTAAACTTTTCAAGCCCAGAGCCTTATCATCGTGAGTTTAAAGAGTTCGATATCGACGTCATGCGGTTAATGGCGTCATGGATCGAAGTGGAACTGGTGAGAAGACAGCAAGAACGTAAACTGACAGAGTTAAATGAAAAACTTGAATATCAAGCTTTGTACGATCCTCTTACACACTTGCCGAATCGACGTTGTTTGTTCAAAACGCTGAATGCGGAAGTCGAGCAGTTAAAAGGATCTTTAGGAAAGGGAACCTTAGCGGTTGTCGACATCGACTTTTTCAAACAGGTCAATGACACTTATGGTCATCAAATGGGTGATGTGGTTTTAAAGAAAGTGGCAAACGTTCTGCGCAATAATATTCAAGATGGAGAGTTTGTAGCTCGCTTTGGTGGTGAAGAGTTCATTCTTTGGTATCCAAATAGTACACCAAGTGGTGTTGAAGATAAGTTCATGACTCTTTTACAAGAAATGAAGAAAATCACACTAGATAGTAAGCCTATCACCATATCAATTGGTGCGTGTCATTTTGAGTTGAGCACTGGAGATAGCAAAGGGGAGAGAATGTCGGCATTAGACTCGCTAATCAAAGTTGCCGATGAATGCCTGTACATTGCTAAACAAAATGGACGAGATCAGTTCATTTCTCGCCCATATCATCAAGAGCGCTCAGGAATATGA
- a CDS encoding GNAT family N-acetyltransferase — translation MSIIVRRSEPSDAKGIKEVYECTNAYTGTLQLPNPSLESWQKRISNMPDNVYSYVAMIDDEIVGNLGMEVCVNPRRRHVASFGMGVKDNVLGKGVGSQLLATAIDLCDNWINIKRLELTVYTDNERAISLYKKFGFVIEGESAGFAFRNGEYVAAYHMARLV, via the coding sequence ATGAGTATTATAGTGAGACGGTCTGAACCGTCAGATGCAAAGGGAATAAAAGAAGTCTACGAATGCACTAATGCTTATACCGGTACGCTGCAACTCCCAAATCCATCTCTGGAAAGCTGGCAGAAACGAATCTCAAATATGCCTGACAACGTGTACTCGTATGTCGCGATGATCGATGATGAGATTGTTGGTAATTTGGGAATGGAAGTGTGTGTAAACCCGAGAAGGCGTCATGTTGCTTCATTCGGTATGGGTGTTAAAGACAATGTTTTAGGCAAAGGTGTCGGTAGCCAACTGCTCGCGACCGCAATCGACTTGTGTGATAACTGGATTAACATCAAACGACTTGAACTAACGGTCTATACCGATAACGAAAGAGCGATCAGCTTGTATAAGAAGTTTGGTTTTGTGATTGAAGGGGAGTCCGCAGGATTCGCTTTCAGAAATGGCGAATATGTGGCGGCTTATCACATGGCACGACTGGTATAG
- a CDS encoding M20/M25/M40 family metallo-hydrolase, with protein MTQINEQRLVEHFCDLVKIDSESRNEKAIAEALAEQLGELGFEVHKLAVPEEVSNGFNIYARLDGTLPGSTVFSCHMDTVTPGIGIEPIIEDGIIRSKGNTILGGDDKSGIAAIMEAVRCIKSEGQEHKTIEIAFTVFEEGGLFGSLNFDMSYIQSEHAIVLDTGGPIGTIVNAAPGQQKIVAKFKGRPAHAGLAPEEGISAIQVAADAITKMNLLRIDEETTANVGIVEGGQATNIVMPELKVVAEARSLNGEKLTAQVEHMISTFQESAKQFGAEVEIESTRAYDAFVIADDHPHILSIKSAFEKLGVTANTKRTGGGSDANNFNAKGLTTVNLSTGMAKVHTTEEYIAVKDMVAITEFVVAYVTQ; from the coding sequence ATGACCCAAATTAATGAACAACGTCTCGTAGAACATTTCTGCGATCTAGTGAAAATTGATAGTGAATCTCGTAACGAAAAAGCGATTGCTGAAGCTTTGGCTGAGCAACTCGGTGAGCTGGGTTTTGAAGTTCACAAACTGGCGGTTCCTGAAGAAGTGTCTAACGGTTTCAACATCTACGCTCGTCTAGATGGCACTCTTCCAGGTAGCACAGTATTCAGCTGCCACATGGACACAGTAACGCCAGGTATCGGCATTGAGCCAATCATCGAAGACGGTATCATCCGTTCAAAAGGCAACACAATTCTAGGTGGCGACGACAAGTCTGGTATCGCAGCTATCATGGAAGCAGTTCGTTGCATCAAATCTGAAGGCCAAGAGCACAAAACTATCGAGATCGCATTTACAGTATTCGAAGAAGGCGGTCTGTTCGGTTCTTTAAACTTCGATATGTCTTACATTCAGTCTGAGCACGCTATCGTACTTGATACAGGCGGCCCGATCGGCACTATCGTAAATGCAGCACCTGGCCAACAGAAAATCGTTGCGAAGTTCAAAGGGCGCCCTGCTCACGCGGGTTTAGCGCCAGAAGAAGGCATCAGTGCCATTCAAGTTGCAGCAGACGCGATCACTAAGATGAATCTGCTTCGTATCGATGAAGAAACAACAGCAAACGTCGGTATTGTTGAAGGCGGTCAAGCGACTAACATCGTAATGCCAGAACTTAAAGTCGTGGCTGAAGCTCGCTCTCTAAACGGAGAAAAGCTAACAGCTCAAGTTGAGCACATGATCTCTACATTCCAAGAGAGTGCAAAACAGTTCGGTGCTGAAGTAGAAATCGAGTCGACTCGTGCTTACGATGCATTCGTTATCGCAGACGATCACCCACACATTCTTTCTATCAAATCCGCATTCGAGAAGCTTGGCGTAACAGCGAACACTAAACGCACTGGCGGCGGTAGCGATGCAAACAACTTCAACGCGAAAGGCCTAACAACAGTTAACCTTTCTACTGGTATGGCGAAAGTTCACACCACTGAAGAGTACATTGCAGTGAAAGACATGGTCGCAATCACTGAGTTTGTTGTGGCTTACGTGACTCAATAG
- a CDS encoding LysR family transcriptional regulator, translating into MLESKPLRHFLAVAQFGNFTQAAKALHIAQPALSISIKKLEQTLELILFRRGDKSVTLTEEGKVLFEHAKRIAQQFNDAQLAMNELKGLEKGEVRLGAPSMMGSYFFPQVVMAFKSQYPNLKLTLIDAGTASIREMLLNGELDIGVINHENVPDDLETDHLLSSEMLAVVGKEHPLATQASITFEEFFAQELIMFKSGYFHRDFIDATCKKYNLDMTIAFETNLLPMILSIVKREFAITALLSLVTEYEEDVVGVPFKDPVKLNLSLAWRKEGYLSKADRTFIDFVKRYV; encoded by the coding sequence ATGCTTGAATCAAAACCACTTCGACATTTTCTGGCTGTTGCTCAGTTTGGTAACTTCACTCAAGCCGCCAAAGCGCTGCATATCGCACAGCCTGCTTTGAGTATCTCTATAAAAAAACTAGAACAGACGCTTGAGTTGATTCTGTTTCGTCGCGGAGATAAATCAGTCACCTTAACGGAAGAGGGTAAAGTGTTATTTGAGCATGCGAAGCGAATCGCCCAACAGTTTAATGATGCTCAACTCGCAATGAATGAGCTAAAGGGACTAGAAAAGGGAGAAGTGCGATTAGGCGCTCCAAGCATGATGGGCAGTTACTTTTTCCCCCAAGTCGTGATGGCGTTTAAAAGCCAATACCCAAACCTAAAATTGACTTTAATTGATGCCGGCACCGCATCGATTCGTGAAATGTTATTAAACGGCGAACTGGATATTGGGGTTATCAATCATGAAAATGTCCCAGATGATCTCGAAACCGATCACTTGTTGAGTTCTGAGATGCTAGCTGTTGTTGGTAAAGAACACCCATTGGCAACGCAAGCATCCATCACCTTTGAAGAGTTTTTCGCTCAAGAACTGATTATGTTCAAGTCGGGTTATTTCCACCGTGATTTTATTGATGCGACCTGTAAAAAGTACAATCTCGATATGACCATCGCCTTCGAAACCAACTTATTGCCAATGATTCTTTCTATAGTAAAACGAGAGTTTGCCATTACTGCGCTGCTGAGTTTGGTCACAGAATACGAAGAAGACGTCGTGGGGGTGCCATTTAAAGATCCTGTAAAACTCAATCTATCTTTGGCTTGGAGAAAGGAAGGGTACCTGTCGAAGGCAGACCGAACCTTTATTGATTTCGTTAAGCGCTACGTGTGA
- a CDS encoding ATP-binding protein: MKLILIRGLPGSGKSTKAKTYDALHVEADMYYVNEQGDYNFDPRQLQQAHEWCQNTAEDGLKQGLDVVVSNTFIKQWEMKAYRQLALKYKADLVIEVCREQYGSIHDIEPSVIKRMAKDWQE, from the coding sequence ATGAAGTTAATACTCATTCGAGGGTTGCCCGGTTCCGGCAAGTCAACAAAAGCAAAAACCTACGATGCATTGCATGTCGAAGCGGATATGTATTACGTGAATGAGCAAGGCGACTATAATTTTGACCCAAGGCAGTTGCAGCAAGCGCATGAGTGGTGTCAGAACACTGCAGAAGACGGCTTGAAGCAAGGGTTAGACGTTGTGGTGTCGAATACTTTTATTAAGCAGTGGGAAATGAAAGCCTACCGCCAACTCGCACTCAAATATAAAGCGGATTTAGTTATAGAAGTGTGCCGAGAGCAATATGGCAGCATTCACGACATTGAACCGTCGGTGATTAAGCGCATGGCAAAAGATTGGCAAGAATAG
- a CDS encoding YgjP-like metallopeptidase domain-containing protein codes for MHPSLRYIQGYPKHILDPVTQLVESGKLVPWFEARYPKNHEIKSEKALFDYAIEIKNRYMKKTPPISKVIYDGKIHLINNALGLHSYVAKNHGGKIKSKNEIRIASVFKNAPEPLLRMLVVHELAHIKEKEHDKAFYQLCCHMEPEYHQLELDARLFMMYLDLKK; via the coding sequence ATGCATCCTTCTTTACGCTATATCCAAGGCTACCCGAAGCACATTCTCGACCCGGTAACTCAACTAGTTGAATCGGGAAAGTTGGTGCCGTGGTTCGAAGCTCGCTACCCAAAGAATCATGAAATAAAAAGCGAGAAAGCCCTGTTTGACTATGCGATTGAGATTAAAAATCGTTATATGAAAAAAACACCACCGATCAGTAAAGTGATTTATGACGGCAAGATACACCTAATCAATAATGCATTAGGTCTGCACTCTTACGTCGCGAAAAATCACGGTGGAAAGATCAAATCGAAGAATGAGATCCGTATCGCCAGTGTTTTTAAAAATGCGCCAGAACCTTTGCTGAGAATGTTGGTGGTACACGAACTGGCGCACATCAAAGAGAAAGAGCACGACAAAGCCTTTTACCAACTATGCTGTCACATGGAACCGGAATATCATCAACTTGAGTTAGATGCCCGTTTATTCATGATGTATTTAGATTTAAAGAAGTAG